In Alkalihalobacterium alkalinitrilicum, a genomic segment contains:
- a CDS encoding paeninodin family lasso peptide, translated as MKREWKKPELEVLEVTDTMASTVNGPYTDEAYVPGVPVEDQRPDIHRFTS; from the coding sequence ATGAAAAGAGAGTGGAAAAAGCCTGAGTTGGAAGTGCTTGAAGTAACTGATACAATGGCTTCAACAGTTAATGGACCTTATACAGACGAAGCCTATGTGCCTGGAGTACCTGTTGAAGACCAAAGACCTGATATTCATCGTTTTACTAGTTAA
- a CDS encoding paeninodin family lasso peptide translates to MKKLWKKPSFEVLDVSSTMGGSGNATCDSYDTSDQPGKNPNTHDGRGNVKWSSGGCGS, encoded by the coding sequence ATGAAAAAGTTATGGAAAAAGCCAAGTTTTGAAGTCCTTGATGTAAGTAGTACTATGGGTGGATCAGGTAATGCAACTTGTGATAGCTATGATACATCAGATCAACCAGGTAAAAACCCCAATACTCATGATGGTAGGGGAAATGTAAAGTGGTCAAGTGGTGGGTGCGGTAGCTAA
- a CDS encoding nucleotidyltransferase family protein, translating into MDNHYALNLSDLPKELMLILELIKEQDDLARFTDKKDLLLEVNWDLFLELAMHHRVYPLLHSKLKKINDSTIPANVLQSLTFQYKRNTFQMLHLSAEMEQVNQHLAQQGIRLLFLKGPVIAQSLYGEVSLRTSSDLDFLIPIEKLAEAEQLLVELGYEKDDYIETVLNDWRWRHHHVTYFHPHKGIKMEIHWRMHPGPGKEPRFNELWERKDTSTLTSSSVYFLGNEDLFLFLAAHGARHGWSRLRWLMDIHQLLQQSVDWRQLRKLLKKYDMTHVAGQATILSTQLFGTQVPKEVQFLLEGSRANNLAQEAIFYLKRMVNLHTDPVPEDVSQYHKRHLFSLMSSQQKVLFILSFLYPYPEDAETLPLPKGLHLLYFPLRPFLWVWRKTKKQAIS; encoded by the coding sequence ATGGATAATCATTATGCTCTTAACTTAAGTGATTTACCAAAAGAATTAATGCTCATTCTAGAGTTAATTAAAGAACAGGATGATCTGGCACGTTTCACGGACAAAAAGGATCTATTACTAGAGGTCAACTGGGACTTGTTTTTGGAGTTAGCGATGCATCACCGTGTTTACCCGTTGTTGCATTCGAAATTAAAGAAAATAAATGACTCAACTATACCAGCCAATGTTCTTCAGTCATTAACTTTTCAGTATAAGCGAAACACGTTTCAAATGCTGCATTTAAGTGCCGAGATGGAGCAAGTCAATCAGCATTTAGCGCAACAAGGCATCCGGCTCCTCTTTTTGAAAGGTCCTGTAATAGCCCAATCTCTTTATGGAGAGGTGTCTCTGCGTACGTCAAGTGACTTAGATTTCCTTATTCCTATTGAAAAATTAGCTGAAGCCGAACAATTATTAGTTGAACTGGGCTATGAAAAGGATGATTATATTGAGACGGTGTTAAATGATTGGAGATGGAGACACCATCATGTCACTTATTTCCACCCTCATAAAGGAATTAAAATGGAAATTCATTGGCGGATGCATCCTGGGCCTGGAAAAGAGCCAAGGTTTAATGAATTGTGGGAACGAAAGGACACGAGCACATTAACTAGTTCTTCCGTTTATTTTCTTGGGAATGAAGATTTGTTTTTATTTCTTGCGGCTCATGGTGCTCGCCATGGTTGGTCTCGCTTGCGCTGGTTGATGGATATCCACCAACTATTGCAACAAAGTGTAGATTGGCGGCAACTTCGAAAGTTGTTGAAAAAGTATGATATGACACATGTGGCTGGGCAAGCTACTATTTTATCAACGCAGCTATTTGGTACGCAGGTTCCAAAAGAAGTGCAGTTTTTACTAGAGGGGAGCCGCGCGAATAACCTTGCGCAAGAAGCGATCTTTTATTTAAAAAGAATGGTTAATCTACATACAGATCCCGTTCCAGAAGATGTATCACAGTATCATAAACGTCATTTGTTTTCCTTAATGTCGAGCCAGCAAAAAGTTTTATTTATTTTAAGCTTTCTGTATCCATATCCTGAAGATGCTGAAACATTACCTTTACCAAAGGGGCTCCATTTATTATATTTTCCATTACGTCCGTTCTTATGGGTTTGGAGAAAAACGAAGAAACAGGCAATATCTTAG
- a CDS encoding lasso peptide biosynthesis B2 protein produces the protein MLQRVKAFLLLDFKMKLMCIEAYFYLGWARFLKLLPFSKVAPSLGQKMEETTITPIVEDKKTLRNVSQAIHMMSRYTFWESQCLVKAIAGMKMLEKRGIESTLYLGTAKDENGKLIAHAWLRSGPYFISGAEGMEKFTVVSKFAKKVGNQEIKGENYG, from the coding sequence ATGTTGCAAAGAGTTAAAGCATTTTTATTATTAGATTTTAAAATGAAATTAATGTGTATAGAGGCTTATTTTTATTTAGGTTGGGCTCGGTTTCTAAAGCTTCTCCCATTTTCAAAAGTGGCACCTTCATTAGGACAAAAAATGGAAGAAACAACGATAACCCCGATTGTTGAAGATAAGAAAACATTACGAAATGTTTCCCAAGCAATTCATATGATGAGCCGCTATACTTTTTGGGAAAGTCAATGTCTTGTTAAAGCAATTGCTGGGATGAAGATGCTTGAGAAGCGGGGCATTGAAAGCACATTGTATCTAGGAACGGCCAAAGATGAAAATGGAAAATTAATTGCGCATGCCTGGTTACGTAGTGGCCCATACTTTATTTCTGGTGCAGAAGGCATGGAGAAGTTTACCGTTGTGAGTAAGTTTGCTAAAAAAGTAGGGAACCAAGAGATTAAAGGGGAAAACTATGGATAA
- a CDS encoding asparagine synthase-related protein — translation MSAIAGIVHLNKEPIKIEQAKDLMNSYQQFPADDVQTWKKDHVFFGCYAQWITPESVGEQQPYYDYERQLVITSDAIIDNRDELFNKLHIELQERKTLPDSQLILLAYEKWGEDVPKHLIGDFAFMIWDEKRRKLFGARDFSGARTLYFYQNETRFAFSTTINPLFTFPYVEKTLNEEWLAEFLAIPIPNMVEAVDMVSTIYQSIHQIPPSHSITVVEERVKLTRYCTIDIKDKLKLKSSEEYKEAFHEVFNKAITARLRTHGEIGAQLSGGLDSGTVVSFAAKALKKENKMLHTYSYIPEDDFVDWTSNYYIPDERPFIKETVNYVGNISDQYLDFAGRNPLSEVDDFLNLMEMPYKFFENSFWLKGITEIAQKQGIKILLNGARGNHSISWGSWRLTTDYYAELLKKLKWIQLNKDLTDYTKHYQTGKSNILPIIAKKAFPIIDRFQNKEAQRVYQFPQIISSNLARKTKVFDKLQQYGLDLLGGAEIRNLNEFRKSYYKQLFPWNKSGVANTNLSLRYGVWDRDPTNDLRVIQFCLALPEEQYVKEGMERSFLRRATQNALPDKVRLNQKSRGIQGADVIHRMVPQWGTFIEALHQLCKDPVITEILNIQEVKRALSSIGNFPRPEDVYSNEFKVLTRSLIVYFFIKQCIRKGVKI, via the coding sequence ATGAGTGCAATTGCTGGTATTGTTCATTTAAATAAGGAACCGATCAAAATAGAACAAGCAAAGGATCTTATGAATAGTTATCAGCAATTTCCTGCCGATGATGTTCAAACTTGGAAGAAAGATCATGTTTTCTTCGGTTGTTATGCTCAATGGATTACACCTGAATCAGTTGGAGAACAACAACCTTATTATGATTATGAAAGACAATTAGTCATTACTTCTGATGCGATTATCGACAATCGAGATGAATTATTTAATAAATTACATATTGAACTTCAGGAAAGAAAGACACTGCCTGATAGTCAATTAATTCTACTCGCCTATGAAAAGTGGGGAGAAGACGTTCCAAAGCATTTAATTGGAGACTTTGCATTTATGATTTGGGATGAGAAAAGGCGTAAGCTTTTTGGAGCAAGAGATTTTTCGGGAGCTCGTACACTTTATTTTTACCAGAATGAAACTCGGTTTGCATTTTCAACGACAATCAATCCGTTATTTACTTTTCCTTATGTAGAAAAGACATTAAATGAAGAGTGGTTAGCTGAATTTTTGGCTATCCCCATACCGAATATGGTCGAAGCTGTTGATATGGTATCGACAATCTATCAATCCATTCATCAAATCCCACCATCACATAGTATCACTGTTGTTGAAGAAAGAGTTAAGCTTACAAGATATTGTACGATCGATATAAAAGATAAATTAAAACTAAAGTCTTCTGAAGAATACAAGGAGGCTTTTCATGAAGTATTTAATAAAGCTATAACCGCTAGACTTAGAACTCATGGTGAAATAGGTGCTCAATTAAGTGGTGGATTAGATTCTGGGACGGTGGTGAGTTTTGCCGCTAAAGCATTAAAGAAGGAAAATAAAATGTTACATACTTATAGTTACATCCCAGAAGACGACTTTGTTGATTGGACATCTAATTATTACATTCCTGATGAGAGACCGTTTATTAAAGAAACGGTTAATTATGTTGGCAATATTTCGGATCAATACTTAGACTTTGCTGGGAGGAATCCACTTTCAGAGGTCGATGACTTTTTGAATTTAATGGAAATGCCCTATAAATTTTTTGAGAATTCCTTTTGGTTAAAGGGGATTACTGAAATAGCACAAAAACAAGGAATTAAAATTCTTTTAAATGGAGCAAGAGGAAATCATTCTATTTCATGGGGATCTTGGAGGTTAACAACAGATTATTATGCAGAATTATTGAAAAAATTAAAATGGATTCAATTAAACAAAGATCTGACCGACTACACAAAACATTATCAAACTGGTAAATCCAACATACTTCCAATTATAGCAAAGAAAGCTTTTCCTATAATAGACCGATTTCAAAATAAAGAGGCACAGCGAGTTTATCAATTTCCACAAATAATAAGCTCAAATCTGGCAAGGAAAACTAAAGTTTTTGATAAGCTTCAGCAATATGGACTTGATTTATTAGGTGGGGCTGAAATAAGAAATTTAAATGAATTTCGAAAAAGTTATTATAAACAACTTTTTCCTTGGAATAAAAGTGGAGTTGCCAATACAAATTTATCTTTACGTTATGGTGTATGGGATCGTGATCCGACGAATGATTTAAGAGTAATTCAATTTTGTTTAGCACTTCCTGAGGAACAGTATGTGAAAGAAGGCATGGAACGGTCGTTTCTTCGTAGAGCGACCCAAAATGCTCTTCCAGATAAAGTAAGACTTAATCAAAAGAGCCGTGGTATCCAAGGAGCTGATGTGATCCATCGAATGGTTCCTCAATGGGGGACGTTCATTGAGGCGTTACATCAGCTCTGTAAGGATCCTGTTATCACTGAAATCCTTAATATACAAGAAGTTAAGCGGGCATTATCCTCTATTGGAAATTTTCCAAGGCCAGAGGATGTTTATAGTAATGAATTTAAAGTCCTTACAAGAAGCTTGATTGTTTATTTCTTTATTAAACAATGTATCCGAAAGGGGGTGAAAATATGA
- a CDS encoding VanZ family protein translates to MFIILAFLTFGELQRKKEQFAFLVAVSYGVIDEVHQYYVPFRSFGFDDISKMLLWVIVRRSYNRRNATFGSFLRKIVCMFQKSSTKVNL, encoded by the coding sequence TTGTTTATTATTCTTGCCTTTTTGACATTTGGAGAACTTCAACGAAAAAAAGAACAGTTTGCATTCTTGGTTGCGGTTTCGTATGGTGTCATTGATGAAGTGCATCAATATTACGTACCGTTTCGCTCGTTTGGTTTTGATGATATTTCAAAAATGCTTTTATGGGTAATTGTTAGAAGAAGCTATAATAGGAGGAATGCTACCTTTGGTTCCTTTTTAAGAAAAATAGTCTGTATGTTTCAAAAGAGTTCAACCAAGGTTAATTTGTAG
- a CDS encoding metallophosphoesterase, producing the protein MKKLGGKLVIVLLILFVVLVGYTIWDNNRIKVVEQEIMIDKLPEELDGFTILQISDLHEKEFGKNQKDLIEVINSIDYDAIVFTGDMLDSTESENYQPFYTLLDGIHNKETALFVPGNSDPPNYVIKPNEPLVKTEFLKGMEKRKVKLLDTLHTLEVNKAQIHFVNFELALKNAAQLIEIINERLKDNEDPYTESLKHEKQLLTEISRFKQFDETEVVIALTHYPVVDKKWDTIASDPHQNIKQYDLVIAGHYHGGQIRIPFIGALFVPEPWYDRNGLFPPRDRVKGLWEYKGVQQYVSAGLGSSGAIAFLNFRFFNTPEVNVLILRSHRQS; encoded by the coding sequence ATGAAAAAACTAGGAGGTAAACTGGTGATCGTTCTATTAATATTATTTGTTGTTCTAGTTGGTTATACGATTTGGGACAATAACCGAATTAAAGTAGTGGAACAAGAAATAATGATTGATAAGTTACCTGAAGAATTAGATGGGTTTACGATCCTACAAATAAGTGATTTACACGAAAAAGAGTTTGGGAAGAACCAAAAAGATTTGATTGAGGTCATTAATTCGATTGATTACGATGCGATCGTATTCACTGGAGATATGTTAGATAGTACTGAAAGCGAAAATTATCAACCTTTCTATACTTTACTTGATGGTATACATAATAAAGAAACAGCATTATTTGTTCCTGGGAATTCAGATCCACCCAATTATGTGATAAAGCCTAATGAGCCTTTGGTAAAGACAGAATTTTTAAAGGGTATGGAGAAACGAAAAGTAAAATTACTAGATACATTACATACATTAGAAGTAAATAAGGCCCAAATCCACTTTGTGAACTTTGAATTAGCGCTGAAAAACGCTGCTCAATTAATTGAAATAATTAATGAGAGACTGAAAGACAATGAAGACCCCTACACAGAATCATTAAAACACGAAAAGCAGCTACTAACAGAGATTTCTAGGTTCAAGCAGTTTGATGAAACAGAAGTTGTCATCGCTTTAACTCATTACCCAGTAGTAGATAAAAAGTGGGATACAATCGCTTCAGATCCGCATCAAAATATAAAACAGTATGATTTAGTGATTGCCGGTCATTACCATGGAGGGCAAATTCGTATTCCATTTATAGGAGCTCTATTTGTACCAGAACCTTGGTATGATCGAAATGGGCTTTTTCCACCAAGAGATCGAGTAAAAGGCTTATGGGAATATAAAGGGGTTCAACAATATGTAAGTGCAGGTTTAGGAAGCAGCGGTGCAATCGCTTTCTTAAACTTTCGTTTTTTTAATACGCCCGAAGTTAACGTATTAATATTAAGAAGCCATCGACAAAGTTAA
- a CDS encoding ABC transporter ATP-binding protein encodes MKHIFYFLKQIHAYAGKILYINLLAMLFISLLDGIGILLLIPLISMSGIVNIDATGIPLLGAFEFLGNIPSSIGLPVILAIFVLIVVGQNLLQRQITIKSTIIQHGFFRHLRVKTYDSILHAKWNFFIKNRKSDLINLLTAEIARASAGTHSFLQFLSSLIFTCIQIGIAFWLSPTITSFVLACGLILIFFNRKFLKRSMELGSRNYTLGKAYLGGITDQINGIKDIKSNTLEESRMNWYKMVTKSMENEQIEYTKLKTTSQLYYKIASAVLIATFIFFAVNLFNAQAAQLMLIIIIFSRLWPRVAGIQGSLEQIATTIPALKAVIAMQEECKSAKEFTAVNQQSIQPLNIHNGIECRNVTFRYNPNDSKYALKDINLYIPANQMTAVVGPSGAGKSTLIDLLMGLNQSEEGEILLDGVPLSSGNVRSLRQAISYVPQDPFLFNESIRENLQLVASDASEAEMWEALEFASADFVSKLPQGLDTLIGDRGIRLSGGERQRLVLARAILRKPSILVLDEATSALDTENESKIQEAIERLKGRMTIIVIAHRLSTIRHADQVIVLDQGQIIQQGGFNQLAKEKRSMFSQLLRKQMEVMQS; translated from the coding sequence ATGAAACATATTTTCTATTTTCTAAAACAAATTCATGCTTATGCTGGAAAAATTCTTTATATTAACCTCCTAGCGATGCTATTTATTAGTTTACTGGACGGTATTGGTATTTTACTATTAATTCCTTTAATTAGTATGAGCGGAATTGTAAATATTGACGCTACTGGAATTCCTTTATTAGGGGCCTTTGAATTCCTGGGAAATATTCCGAGTTCGATCGGTTTGCCTGTTATTTTAGCGATATTTGTCTTAATCGTTGTTGGACAGAATTTATTACAACGGCAAATTACGATTAAGAGTACGATAATTCAGCACGGGTTCTTTAGACATCTTAGGGTGAAAACCTATGACTCTATTCTTCATGCGAAATGGAACTTTTTTATTAAAAATCGAAAGTCGGATTTGATTAATTTATTAACGGCAGAGATTGCTCGTGCAAGTGCGGGAACACATTCTTTCTTACAATTTTTATCTTCACTAATCTTTACTTGTATTCAAATTGGAATTGCCTTTTGGCTTTCACCTACGATTACATCGTTTGTTTTAGCGTGTGGGTTAATACTCATCTTTTTCAATCGTAAATTTCTTAAACGATCGATGGAACTCGGTAGTCGTAATTATACGTTAGGTAAGGCATATTTAGGTGGAATTACTGATCAAATTAATGGAATTAAAGATATAAAGAGTAATACTTTAGAAGAGTCACGAATGAATTGGTATAAAATGGTAACTAAAAGTATGGAGAATGAACAAATCGAGTATACAAAATTAAAAACCACTTCCCAACTTTATTATAAAATAGCATCAGCTGTCTTAATCGCAACCTTTATCTTCTTTGCTGTTAACTTGTTCAATGCACAAGCTGCTCAATTGATGTTAATTATTATTATTTTTTCTAGGCTTTGGCCAAGAGTGGCTGGAATTCAAGGTTCTTTAGAACAGATTGCAACAACGATTCCCGCGTTAAAAGCGGTTATTGCCATGCAAGAAGAATGTAAAAGCGCAAAAGAGTTTACAGCTGTTAATCAACAGAGCATCCAACCTTTAAACATTCATAATGGGATAGAGTGTCGTAATGTTACATTTCGTTATAACCCGAATGATTCAAAGTATGCCTTAAAGGATATTAATTTGTATATCCCTGCCAACCAAATGACTGCTGTAGTTGGCCCATCGGGTGCTGGTAAAAGTACGTTAATTGATTTGTTGATGGGACTTAATCAATCAGAAGAAGGAGAAATATTATTAGACGGTGTTCCACTATCAAGCGGTAATGTACGTTCTTTGCGACAAGCGATTAGTTATGTTCCTCAAGATCCATTTTTATTTAATGAAAGTATTCGAGAAAATTTACAACTTGTTGCTTCAGATGCCAGCGAAGCGGAAATGTGGGAAGCACTCGAATTTGCTTCTGCTGATTTTGTTAGTAAGCTTCCTCAAGGGTTGGATACTTTAATTGGAGATCGTGGCATCCGACTTTCAGGAGGAGAACGGCAACGACTTGTCTTAGCCCGGGCGATTTTACGGAAACCATCGATCCTCGTATTAGATGAAGCTACGAGTGCGTTAGATACAGAAAATGAGTCGAAGATACAAGAGGCTATCGAACGACTGAAAGGCAGAATGACAATTATCGTTATTGCCCATCGCTTATCAACGATTCGTCACGCTGATCAAGTTATTGTTCTCGATCAAGGTCAAATCATCCAGCAAGGTGGCTTTAATCAGCTGGCAAAAGAAAAACGGAGTATGTTTAGTCAATTGCTCAGAAAGCAAATGGAAGTTATGCAATCATAA
- a CDS encoding aldolase yields the protein MVIDKGSALIYEAFCLKIQSPISLPELPLVNKENSLIDIIVEVAELRDLWSELSEDDPYFVIQENLIMFNMPDVAIFLVEDGKRILFSPVDNAHDDHIRLYLLGTCMGAILMQRKILPLHGSALAINGKAYAIVGDSGAGKSTLASAFLKKGYRLLSDDVIPVSLNEENVPIVTPAYPQQKLWQESLNEFGMEKKQYRPIVDRETKFAIPVKDQFANEMMPLAGIFELVKTENGEIQIEPIQKLQRFHTLFYHTYRNFFIERSGLMEWHFHQSAKMLSHIELYQIQRPMSRFTANDLTELILATIHKEAKVV from the coding sequence ATGGTCATTGATAAAGGAAGTGCATTAATTTATGAGGCATTCTGTCTTAAAATTCAAAGTCCTATTTCTCTACCAGAATTGCCACTAGTAAATAAGGAAAACAGCTTAATAGACATTATAGTGGAAGTTGCTGAGTTGAGAGATTTGTGGTCGGAATTATCTGAGGATGACCCATATTTCGTTATACAAGAAAACCTAATCATGTTTAACATGCCTGATGTGGCAATCTTTCTAGTCGAAGACGGTAAACGAATTTTATTTTCTCCAGTTGATAACGCTCATGATGACCATATTCGTTTATATCTTTTAGGCACTTGCATGGGGGCCATCTTAATGCAGAGGAAAATTCTTCCTTTACATGGAAGTGCGTTAGCTATTAATGGAAAGGCGTATGCCATCGTTGGAGATTCAGGGGCTGGTAAATCAACGCTTGCTTCGGCTTTTTTGAAGAAAGGCTATCGTTTGCTTAGTGATGATGTCATACCCGTTTCTCTTAATGAAGAAAACGTTCCGATCGTAACACCTGCGTACCCACAGCAAAAGCTGTGGCAAGAAAGTCTAAACGAATTTGGGATGGAAAAGAAGCAGTATCGCCCCATTGTTGATCGCGAAACGAAGTTTGCTATTCCTGTAAAAGACCAGTTTGCCAATGAAATGATGCCTTTGGCTGGAATTTTCGAACTCGTAAAAACTGAGAATGGCGAAATTCAAATTGAACCGATTCAAAAGCTACAACGATTCCATACTTTGTTTTATCACACTTACCGTAATTTTTTTATTGAACGATCGGGATTAATGGAGTGGCATTTTCATCAATCTGCGAAGATGTTAAGCCATATCGAGCTTTACCAAATCCAAAGACCAATGTCACGCTTTACTGCGAACGATTTAACAGAGCTTATTTTAGCAACGATTCATAAGGAGGCCAAAGTTGTATGA
- a CDS encoding anti-repressor SinI family protein, whose protein sequence is MKNECNKELDQEWVQLMKQAMEMGLTKQEIKRFLLKKKTNWASPPRNFILRKDYPFFLLLDKYYAKVY, encoded by the coding sequence ATGAAAAATGAATGTAACAAAGAGTTGGATCAAGAGTGGGTACAATTAATGAAACAGGCAATGGAAATGGGTTTAACCAAACAAGAAATCAAACGGTTTTTATTAAAAAAGAAAACAAACTGGGCAAGTCCTCCAAGAAACTTTATCCTTAGAAAAGACTATCCATTTTTTTTACTTCTTGATAAGTATTACGCAAAAGTTTATTAA
- a CDS encoding lasso peptide biosynthesis PqqD family chaperone, which yields MIKNQNISKTNIIFQGSRNIVSDMDGEKVMLSISNGKYYNLGDVGGDIWELIKDPVSVKQLVSTLTAQYDVDPSECEQEVLSFLGLLAEEGLIEVKEA from the coding sequence ATGATTAAAAATCAAAATATTTCAAAAACTAATATTATTTTTCAAGGGTCTAGAAATATCGTTAGTGATATGGATGGGGAAAAAGTCATGTTAAGTATTTCAAATGGGAAGTACTACAATCTTGGAGACGTCGGTGGTGACATTTGGGAGCTGATAAAAGATCCTGTTTCAGTTAAGCAATTAGTCTCAACACTAACTGCGCAATATGATGTAGACCCATCTGAATGCGAACAAGAGGTTTTATCTTTTTTAGGGCTATTAGCTGAAGAAGGGTTGATTGAAGTAAAAGAAGCATAA